Proteins from a single region of Candidatus Puniceispirillum marinum IMCC1322:
- a CDS encoding tRNA1(Val) (adenine(37)-N6)-methyltransferase: MMTDPDSDVTHDHLLNKTVAITQPKNGYRVGTDAILLAAAVPQRTKRILDMGCGVGGVALCIAKRLPDVHVTAVEIDPDMLALAERNIKDNNLAAQIRLLTGDIKALSPVLANSFDHVVSNPPYHDTRGTRPQNRSRALAHMGEDTKLADWVKAAIWATKPRGRISFICRADRASELITAFETNGAGETLLCPLWPRHDTPASRVIIQVRKTITGPGAILPGLVLHNDSGDYTQSASRIMQGGALYLTHPARS, encoded by the coding sequence ATAGTGACGTGACACATGACCATCTGTTGAATAAAACGGTTGCTATAACCCAGCCAAAAAATGGTTATCGGGTTGGCACTGATGCCATTTTGCTGGCCGCGGCAGTGCCGCAACGAACCAAACGCATTCTTGACATGGGGTGCGGTGTAGGCGGGGTCGCATTGTGCATTGCCAAGCGACTGCCCGATGTTCATGTCACTGCGGTAGAAATTGATCCGGATATGCTAGCGTTGGCCGAACGCAATATCAAAGATAACAATCTGGCGGCGCAGATTCGATTACTAACCGGGGATATAAAAGCGCTATCGCCTGTACTGGCGAACAGCTTTGACCATGTGGTTAGTAACCCACCCTATCATGATACACGGGGAACACGCCCGCAAAACCGTAGCCGCGCTCTGGCGCATATGGGCGAGGATACCAAACTTGCCGATTGGGTAAAGGCGGCGATCTGGGCCACAAAACCACGCGGTAGAATCAGCTTTATTTGTCGGGCAGACCGGGCGTCGGAATTAATCACGGCGTTTGAAACAAACGGTGCTGGTGAAACGTTGCTATGCCCATTATGGCCACGTCATGATACCCCCGCCAGCCGGGTCATTATTCAGGTGCGTAAAACCATAACTGGCCCTGGCGCCATTTTGCCTGGTCTGGTTCTGCATAATGATAGCGGTGACTATACGCAAAGTGCCAGTCGCATCATGCAAGGGGGTGCGCTATATCTGACGCATC